Proteins encoded by one window of Enterobacter hormaechei subsp. xiangfangensis:
- a CDS encoding DEAD/DEAH box helicase, protein MENILQVKYGQTGQSARLNDFGMREMQARAFEQRNSPYLLIKAPPASGKSRALMFLALDKLVNQGIRKAIVAVPEMSIGGSFKDTELTKHGFFADWKVKPENNLCIGGGEAGKVEAFKRFMASPDDILVCTHATLRFAFDKLNVESFNDCLVAIDEFHHVSADENNRLGNLIDALMKGSNAHIVAMTGSYFRGDTVPILQPEDEAQFTKVTYTYYEQLNGYQYLKSLGIGYHFYQGPYIKALPSVLDASKKTIIHIPNVNSGESTKDKHAEVDAILDALGEVQLQEPDTGIYRVKRKSDGKLLRVANLVDDNPAERPKVQAYLRNIHSAEDMDIIIALGMAKEGFDWPFCEHVLTIGYRSSMTEIVQIIGRATRDCEGKTHAQFTNLIAQPDAQDDDVKVSVNNMLKAITTSLLMEQIMAPNIQFKPRSQWTGEPLPANTVLVDDHALPVSDKVLTILNGGKNEILAALMANEQVVKEAITESTPPEIITQVVLPSVIQTLHPDLTEYELEQVRSGILQSLFVGQCGGLVDEADLPMDAIIDNTPGQRTGNSNDSLNINNQFIKMGDKFINIENLNIDLIDVVNPFHGAYEILSKSVTATMLKTIQEAVRANQAQVSEEEAVMLWPRIKAFASEHNREPSLNASDAIEVRYAEALAYIRKMKQQRTVRQEP, encoded by the coding sequence GTGGAAAATATTTTACAGGTTAAGTACGGGCAGACTGGGCAAAGTGCGCGTCTTAACGATTTTGGTATGCGGGAAATGCAGGCTCGAGCCTTTGAGCAGCGCAACAGCCCTTATCTACTTATCAAAGCTCCACCAGCATCTGGTAAATCAAGAGCATTAATGTTCCTTGCCCTGGATAAACTCGTCAATCAGGGGATACGCAAAGCCATTGTCGCGGTCCCTGAAATGTCTATTGGAGGTTCTTTTAAAGATACTGAACTTACGAAGCACGGTTTCTTTGCTGACTGGAAAGTAAAACCTGAAAATAATCTGTGCATTGGCGGTGGAGAGGCTGGAAAGGTTGAAGCCTTTAAACGATTTATGGCGAGTCCTGACGACATACTGGTCTGTACTCATGCCACCCTACGTTTTGCTTTCGATAAGCTGAACGTTGAATCGTTTAATGACTGCCTAGTTGCAATTGATGAGTTCCATCATGTCTCAGCGGATGAAAACAACCGTTTGGGCAATTTGATTGATGCCCTGATGAAAGGTTCTAATGCACATATTGTTGCAATGACAGGTTCTTACTTCCGAGGGGATACCGTACCCATTCTGCAACCCGAAGATGAAGCTCAGTTCACGAAAGTGACCTATACCTACTACGAACAGCTCAATGGATATCAGTATTTAAAATCTTTAGGCATTGGCTACCATTTTTATCAGGGGCCATACATCAAGGCACTACCTTCAGTGCTGGATGCCAGTAAGAAAACCATCATCCATATTCCCAATGTTAATTCCGGCGAATCAACGAAAGATAAACATGCCGAGGTTGATGCCATCCTGGATGCGTTGGGTGAGGTGCAACTGCAAGAGCCAGATACCGGAATCTATCGAGTGAAACGCAAAAGCGATGGCAAATTGTTGCGCGTAGCGAATCTGGTAGATGATAACCCGGCGGAAAGACCGAAAGTACAGGCGTATCTGCGGAATATCCACTCTGCTGAGGATATGGATATCATTATTGCGTTAGGTATGGCGAAAGAGGGGTTTGACTGGCCTTTCTGTGAACATGTACTGACCATTGGTTATCGTAGCTCGATGACGGAGATTGTGCAAATAATTGGGCGTGCGACACGGGATTGTGAAGGCAAAACTCACGCACAATTTACCAACCTTATTGCTCAGCCTGATGCTCAAGATGATGACGTTAAAGTATCAGTAAACAACATGCTTAAAGCCATCACCACCTCGTTGTTGATGGAGCAAATCATGGCTCCAAATATTCAATTTAAACCACGATCTCAATGGACTGGTGAACCGTTACCTGCCAATACGGTTCTGGTTGATGATCATGCATTACCGGTATCAGACAAGGTTCTAACAATCCTTAACGGCGGTAAAAACGAGATCCTGGCGGCGCTAATGGCGAATGAGCAGGTGGTTAAAGAGGCTATTACCGAGTCAACACCGCCTGAGATAATTACTCAGGTAGTGTTACCATCGGTGATACAAACGCTTCACCCTGACCTGACGGAATACGAACTAGAACAGGTTCGCAGCGGTATTTTGCAGAGTCTTTTTGTAGGCCAATGTGGTGGGTTAGTTGATGAAGCCGATTTACCGATGGATGCTATTATCGATAACACCCCAGGTCAGCGTACCGGCAATTCGAACGACTCATTAAATATCAACAATCAGTTCATAAAAATGGGTGATAAATTCATCAATATTGAGAATTTGAATATCGACCTGATTGATGTGGTGAATCCTTTTCACGGTGCTTACGAGATTTTATCAAAATCTGTCACCGCGACGATGCTAAAAACTATTCAGGAAGCAGTCAGAGCGAATCAGGCGCAGGTATCTGAGGAAGAAGCTGTGATGCTCTGGCCAAGAATTAAAGCGTTTGCCAGTGAGCATAATAGGGAGCCATCGCTGAATGCTAGTGACGCAATAGAGGTTCGTTATGCAGAGGCGTTAGCTTACATCCGAAAAATGAAACAACAGCGTACTGTGCGACAGGAACCGTAA